In Hevea brasiliensis isolate MT/VB/25A 57/8 unplaced genomic scaffold, ASM3005281v1 Scaf236, whole genome shotgun sequence, the genomic stretch AAAGAAGAACGTCAACAACGAGAGGTGACGTCTATTTATGCATTACCACCAATCTTTCCTGTCCCGAATTTTCACGCGACGTCTTCTTGGTTTTACTCTAGGCTCGCTAGGTACTGATATGTACTTAACAAAATATACTGCGAATAATGCAATAAGGGAATATACAGCAAATATATAAAGAGTAATCCTAAAGATGCTAGAGTCCATCTTTTCCTTGTTCGGTGTTATGATTGTCAATGAAAACAAGTAAGAAAAAATCACCCAATTAACAGATAAAAGACTAAATGATGGTCCGCCGTCGTCATGCATAAGATGTGCGGTCATTCGACAAGCTGTTACGGCGAGCAAGACCAAGTTTGcaaagaaaaatatatgaaagTCGGTCCTAGACATTACTGATGTACCCGTGAAGTGTGTAGAAGTTGCTGCAGAAGTAGTTGAAGAGTTATTGACGCGCATAGGCGAATTAATATCAGCATTAGCAGTACCCTGCCAAAGTCCACCAGGTGGACTCAGTGATGCCTGGAAGACGGCTGTTGCAACCAGTGTATCAACTACCAGCTCTATATTGCGCTTCTCACTGGATTTCCATTTCCTCCTCCGCCATAATTTCCACTCCAAAGGCCTTGATCTCGGTGTCTGAGCTTCCTGACGGACTGAATGTGCAAGAGATATCActcttttataaaataatattaatggaAACAAAAATCCTGCACCGGCTGCTTGCATATTCCAAATTTGTCTTTCCGTTAATCGAACTTGGTCTCTCAGGATTTCCATAGCCGTCAAACCAGCAAGATCTTCTATATCAGTTCTAGCACGACATCGCAGCAACATTTTTAGTACCTACATGGACATTGCtataattggtcaaagatatagaGTATCATGGTTAATTAATGGGTTGGATATTTTCACTCTTTATAATGTTATTCGCACTCCAACTTATCAGGCTAATAGCTTTGTGGGGGGAGGAAATATTTGCCAAATGTATAATGGAGGAAGTCAAAAGTTTGGATCTGGACAACCATATTCATCTTCGGCTAATTATTAGATGCATCCAGAGCACTAAAAAACTAAAAATTAGTGTTCCCTTTCTCACAGAAGAGTGGATCCTTTCTACAACGTAGAAAATGAGTTCCACATGATGATTGTGAGTGATGTGAGAGATGGTGCATGTGGACCAAGTACACTTAATAATTTCCCTTCATCTTCTAacgaaaaaggaagaaaaaagaagaaataattaattgagagagagagagagaactgaAACCCATAAGAGTAGTAAATTTTGGTTGGAAGATAGGCACACCTGGCGTTGATTATTCCATCCATTCTCCGAAGCAGCAATGTGCAGCACGGTTTCACCTCCCTTGTTTTTCCAGTTGAGGAGCTCTCTTTCCCAAAAATGGGCATCTTCGAATGAAGACCACCTAAGCCATTTCATCAACAACAATTCAAAAGCATCCTTTTGGTGGTTCTTTACTGCAATGTGAAAAACAGTATCGCCTTGAAAGGTAACATCTTTGATAGATTCGGGGCAACCTCTATAAAATTCTCTCAAAATGTTCAAGTTTCCTTTTTCAGCTGCATAATGCAAAGGAGTGAAACCTCCCTTTCCTTTGACACGGACAAGGTTTCGATCAACATCTATGAGCCACATCACCACTAGCATGTGGTCATTTTGCACAGCAAGGTGCATGGGGCTAAGACCATCTTTGTTTAACTTCTTAGAAAAAGATGGCTTCAGGTTCATAACCTCCATCGCGAATTCAATGTGCCCTTGTAAAGCAGCTATGTGCAGCGGAGTATCAACAAAAGCTTTCCTGTCGATGTTTTCCAAGACATCTGTATCCTCCTGGATTAGATTATACAATTCAGGAATATTTCCTTCTCGAGCTGCCTCAGCCCACCTCTTGTCCATACTGAGGAACCAATTGAGCAAGCAGCTGAGGGGCAAGAAAAGGAATCACTATAAATgacaaagagagaaaaaaaaatagagaaagtgAAAAACGGTGGACTCAAGTGAAGAAAATTTTATTATGAAGCATCAAAAATAACTTTTATAATCAACCTTACACTTTAGTACGACACTCTCTCACACACCTCACTCCCTCCCACTCTTCCTAGCTACTTCTACTTGATTGATACAACCAAAGGGTTCCACACGCTAGTTatataatctctctctctctctctctctctcttacacGCATATACACATATTGATTTACTTATAAGGATGAACTTTTCTTGCTTAAAATCAGTTATATAGTGAAATtcatctattaaatatatgattccCATATATTTATGTCTTAAATTCATGATGGAATGGATCTATATGATAATTTTCTTACTAAGtatctttttattttataatctACATAAGACTAATTCTTTCAGAGTTTATAATTACCCCTTCCAATAATACATtttctaattattaaatttgaatTCTCTCTTTAAAAACCCAATAAGACTTATCACTGCATTCAATGCTTGTAATTTCTTtaatgttttattaaagtttaataaagttACTGTTTAATAAAGTTAAACATTAATAAATTGGTGTTGAGTATTGTATTATATTTGACGACTCTAAAGAGGGTCATTATCAACATTTCGAGGACCAACTTGCAAAGGGGAGCACAAACAGTAGAAATCTTTCCTGATATTGTGATTCTTAGGTAGAATGGAAATGTAAGCAAGATAGTAAGCATTAAGGAAAGTTGGATAGTTGGAGTCTATGTCTAGCTTACCCCTTAAGAGAGGAAAAGGAATTAATGCATTTATAGTGAGCAACATATATCA encodes the following:
- the LOC131176778 gene encoding ankyrin repeat-containing protein BDA1-like, whose protein sequence is MDKRWAEAAREGNIPELYNLIQEDTDVLENIDRKAFVDTPLHIAALQGHIEFAMEVMNLKPSFSKKLNKDGLSPMHLAVQNDHMLVVMWLIDVDRNLVRVKGKGGFTPLHYAAEKGNLNILREFYRGCPESIKDVTFQGDTVFHIAVKNHQKDAFELLLMKWLRWSSFEDAHFWERELLNWKNKGGETVLHIAASENGWNNQRQVLKMLLRCRARTDIEDLAGLTAMEILRDQVRLTERQIWNMQAAGAGFLFPLILFYKRVISLAHSVRQEAQTPRSRPLEWKLWRRRKWKSSEKRNIELVVDTLVATAVFQASLSPPGGLWQGTANADINSPMRVNNSSTTSAATSTHFTGTSVMSRTDFHIFFFANLVLLAVTACRMTAHLMHDDGGPSFSLLSVNWVIFSYLFSLTIITPNKEKMDSSIFRITLYIFAVYSLIALFAVYFVKYISVPSEPRVKPRRRRVKIRDRKDWW